In Leptodactylus fuscus isolate aLepFus1 chromosome 2, aLepFus1.hap2, whole genome shotgun sequence, one genomic interval encodes:
- the LOC142194194 gene encoding olfactory receptor 52E8-like produces MINSTHSNPSHMSLAFGDLSNISYLYGVITFLGFLVIVTCNYMVISTIVLHKSLHEPMYVFICALCTNDMFGSSTFYPSLFVNLISKTQSISYGACIIQDFCINTYASCEFTILAVMALDRYVCICNPLRYPNIMTLGTAYKLVAAACIYSLTMITVLVILTVRLPLCDNVIPKIYCDNWTVVRLSCVDTMVNNVYGMIATTMISIGMPLLTLISYIEILKVCAKSKEARAKAIQTCTPQITSLLIFFTNVVFEVMLYRFIHTIVPHALRVVMSIQPFIVPPIVNPILYGLKTKAIKEKIQQRLDRWRGLCVLLKRKKEEVVSCRFSPVQIIFSEALWPAGLLCQSCREKRAQMAVGIASTEVADKLQARLDRLERDIDSGATGTSSWRPWGNYVSLRIS; encoded by the exons ATGATAAATTCCACCCACTCCAATCCCTCTCACATGAGCCTGGCTTTTGGTGACCTCTCGAATATAAGCTACCTGTATGGTGTGATAACGTTCCTGGGCTTCCTGGTGATCGTCACGTGTAACTATATGGTGATCTCCACCATCGTGCTCCACAAAAGCTTACATGAGCCAATGTATGTCTTCATATGTGCCCTGTGCACCAACGATATGTTTGGGAGCAGCACCTTCTACCCGAGCCTGTTCGTAAACCTAATCTCGAAGACTCAGAGCATCTCCTACGGGGCCTGTATCATCCAAGACTTTTGCATTAATACTTATGCATCCTGTGAGTTCACCATATTAGCTGTAATGGCCTTGGACCGCTACGTGTGCATCTGTAACCCCCTGAGATACCCTAATATCATGACCCTGGGCACTGCATATAAGCTAGTAGCCGCTGCCTGTATATATAGCCTCACTATGATTACGGTCCTTGTTATTCTTACTGTTCGGCTGCCTCTTTGTGACAATGTGATCCCTAAAATTTATTGCGACAACTGGACGGTGGTGAGACTCTCTTGTGTGGACACCATGGTGAACAATGTGTATGGGATGATCGCCACAACTATGATCAGCATAGGGATGCCATTGCTTACTCTTATATCTTACATTGAAATTTTGAAGGTCTGTGCAAAATCCAAGGAAGCTCGAGCCAAAGCCATTCAGACCTGCACCCCGCAGATCACATCTCTTCTGATCTTCTTCACCAACGTTGTTTTCGAGGTGATGCTGTATCGATTCATTCACACTATTGTACCCCATGCTTTAAGGGTAGTCATGTCCATCCAACCCTTCATAGTGCCACCAATTGTCAATCCAATACTATATGGACTGAAAACGAAGGcaataaaagaaaaaatccagCAAC GATTGGACAGGTGgcgaggactctgtgtcctcctaaagagaaagaaggaagaagttgtAAGTTGCAGGTTCTCACCTGTTCAAATCATCTTCAGTGAAGCACTCTGGCCTGCTGGACTTCTGTGTCAGTCCTGCAGGGAGAAGAGGG cccagatggCAGTGGGCATTGCCTCCacagaagtagctgataagcttcaagcccggttggACCGTCTGGAGCGGGACATCGACTCCGGGGCAACAGGGACGTCATCCTGGCGTCCATGGGGGAATTatgtctcgctacggatttcctga